One Bacteroidota bacterium genomic region harbors:
- a CDS encoding histone H1: MSKFNDLKGFVEELEKDFSQFYEKGNKAAGTRIRKAMQELKKHAQDIRVEVQEMKKG; the protein is encoded by the coding sequence ATGAGCAAATTCAACGACCTTAAAGGTTTTGTAGAAGAACTGGAAAAAGACTTCTCTCAGTTCTATGAGAAAGGCAATAAAGCTGCTGGCACGCGAATCCGTAAAGCCATGCAGGAACTGAAAAAGCACGCACAGGACATTCGCGTAGAAGTGCAGGAAATGAAAAAAGGGTAA